One genomic window of Gossypium hirsutum isolate 1008001.06 chromosome D11, Gossypium_hirsutum_v2.1, whole genome shotgun sequence includes the following:
- the LOC107940450 gene encoding uncharacterized protein isoform X1, translating into MSENQDIPSPVGFVSGAESDPLENEPADTQMHLSMSAGSKKRSREIDDSVEAKGKAPKKWTSGKEASTSQQQPKPKSEKNCGEAVQNRLKNINHQIDRRRKTDKMRDLEVLTWVKSKSFPVPLKIPASFKQIKTLWPMRPDLQSILQKIQDIKAKLKDHLLTEDTVNEELDTVEAKLKELYQKRSEEQTRDPDAVFSNTKDTNMGTGTLIKEFCSAYPWLFSLDQHPDQDHGSLSTLEGIQSLLKSLENQLYDENNNNVSVKDFEGLEEALKKTNALELLPDYLRPIANQIEEARGKATGIAHRSVQVLVCAAIKEMQDLAPVEMDMLKKWAAALNCARQHGFEVRFADHLLRNNFDAYIHNKFGLGWFGM; encoded by the exons ATGAGTGAAAACCAGGACATCCCTAGCCCAGTTGGGTTTGTTTCGGGCGCTGAGAGTGATCCACTTGAAAATGAACCGGCTGATACCCAGATGCATTTGTCGATGTCGGCTGGAAGCAAGAAAAGAAGCCGGGAAATCGATGATTCAGTGGAAGCTAAAGGAAAAGCCCCCAAGAAATGGACATCGGGAAAAGAAGCTTCAACCTCCCAGCAACAGCCAAAACCGAAAAGTGAAAAGAACTGTGGGGAAGCTGTGCAAAACAGATTGAAAAATATCAACCATCAAATTGACAGACGAAGAAAGACG GACAAAATGAGAGATTTGGAAGTTCTGACATGGGTAAAATCGAAATCCTTTCCTGTACCATTAAAAATTCCTGCCTCCTTCAAGCAAATCAAAACGCTGTGGCCAATGCGTCCTGATCTCCAAAGCATTCTCCAAAAGATCCAGGACATCAAGGCCAAATTAAAAGATCATCTTTTAACAGAAGATACGGTGAATGAGGAATTGGATACGGTAGAAGCTAAGTTAAAAGAATTATATCAAAAACGATCAGAG GAACAAACAAGGGACCCTGATGCAGTCTTCTCTAACACTAAG GACACCAACATGGGTACTGGGACTCTAATAAAAGAG ttttgtTCAGCATATCCATGGCTTTTTTCTCTTGATCAACATCCAGATCAAGATCATGGAAGTTTGTCAACTCTTGAAGGAATACAGTCTCTATTGAAGAGTTTGGAAAACCAACTTTATGACGAAAACAACAATAATGTGTCTGTCAAAGATTTCGAAGGATTAGAAGAGGCGTTGAAGAAAACTAATGCCTTGGAACTTCTTCCTGACTACCTCAGACCTATTGCGAACCAAATCGAAGAGGCTCGTGGGAAAGCTACTGGGATTGCCCACAGATCTGTTCAAGTTTTGGTCTGCGCTGCTATCAAGGAGATGCAAGATTTGGCACCCGTGGAGATGGATATGTTGAAAAAATGGGCAGCGGCGCTCAATTGTGCTAGGCAACATGGTTTTGAAGTGAGATTTGCTGATCATTTACTGAGGAATAATTTTGATGCCTACATTCATAATAAATTTGGGTTGGGTTGGTTCGGGATGTAA
- the LOC107940450 gene encoding uncharacterized protein isoform X2: MSENQDIPSPVGFVSGAESDPLENEPADTQMHLSMSAGSKKRSREIDDSVEAKGKAPKKWTSGKEASTSQQQPKPKSEKNCGEAVQNRLKNINHQIDRRRKTDKMRDLEVLTWVKSKSFPVPLKIPASFKQIKTLWPMRPDLQSILQKIQDIKAKLKDHLLTEDTVNEELDTVEAKLKELYQKRSEEQTRDPDAVFSNTKFCSAYPWLFSLDQHPDQDHGSLSTLEGIQSLLKSLENQLYDENNNNVSVKDFEGLEEALKKTNALELLPDYLRPIANQIEEARGKATGIAHRSVQVLVCAAIKEMQDLAPVEMDMLKKWAAALNCARQHGFEVRFADHLLRNNFDAYIHNKFGLGWFGM; this comes from the exons ATGAGTGAAAACCAGGACATCCCTAGCCCAGTTGGGTTTGTTTCGGGCGCTGAGAGTGATCCACTTGAAAATGAACCGGCTGATACCCAGATGCATTTGTCGATGTCGGCTGGAAGCAAGAAAAGAAGCCGGGAAATCGATGATTCAGTGGAAGCTAAAGGAAAAGCCCCCAAGAAATGGACATCGGGAAAAGAAGCTTCAACCTCCCAGCAACAGCCAAAACCGAAAAGTGAAAAGAACTGTGGGGAAGCTGTGCAAAACAGATTGAAAAATATCAACCATCAAATTGACAGACGAAGAAAGACG GACAAAATGAGAGATTTGGAAGTTCTGACATGGGTAAAATCGAAATCCTTTCCTGTACCATTAAAAATTCCTGCCTCCTTCAAGCAAATCAAAACGCTGTGGCCAATGCGTCCTGATCTCCAAAGCATTCTCCAAAAGATCCAGGACATCAAGGCCAAATTAAAAGATCATCTTTTAACAGAAGATACGGTGAATGAGGAATTGGATACGGTAGAAGCTAAGTTAAAAGAATTATATCAAAAACGATCAGAG GAACAAACAAGGGACCCTGATGCAGTCTTCTCTAACACTAAG ttttgtTCAGCATATCCATGGCTTTTTTCTCTTGATCAACATCCAGATCAAGATCATGGAAGTTTGTCAACTCTTGAAGGAATACAGTCTCTATTGAAGAGTTTGGAAAACCAACTTTATGACGAAAACAACAATAATGTGTCTGTCAAAGATTTCGAAGGATTAGAAGAGGCGTTGAAGAAAACTAATGCCTTGGAACTTCTTCCTGACTACCTCAGACCTATTGCGAACCAAATCGAAGAGGCTCGTGGGAAAGCTACTGGGATTGCCCACAGATCTGTTCAAGTTTTGGTCTGCGCTGCTATCAAGGAGATGCAAGATTTGGCACCCGTGGAGATGGATATGTTGAAAAAATGGGCAGCGGCGCTCAATTGTGCTAGGCAACATGGTTTTGAAGTGAGATTTGCTGATCATTTACTGAGGAATAATTTTGATGCCTACATTCATAATAAATTTGGGTTGGGTTGGTTCGGGATGTAA